In Primulina eburnea isolate SZY01 chromosome 14, ASM2296580v1, whole genome shotgun sequence, the following proteins share a genomic window:
- the LOC140812220 gene encoding metacaspase-1: protein MFMLVNCSHCRTPLQLPSGARSIRCAICQAVTQIGDPRNAPPPQHHAPMTQGTPPPPSPYNHAPPNPPPNPHGRKKAVIVGISYRFSRHELKGCLNDAKCMKYLLINKFKFPESSILMLTEEERDPYRIPTKQNMRMALYWLLQGCQPGDSLVFHYSGHGSRQRNYNGDEVDGYDETLCPLDFETQGMIVDDEINASIVRPLPHGVKLHAIIDACHSGTVLDLPFLCRMNRSGQYAWEDHRPRSGVWKGTNGGEVISFSGCDDHQTSADTSALSKITSTGAMTFCFIQAIERGHGTTYGTILTAMRAAIRDAGSSGGSLGDGAVTSLLTMLLTGGSVSSGGLRQEPQLTACEPFDVYAKPFSL, encoded by the exons ATGTTCATGTTAGTGAATTGCTCCCACTGTCGTACACCGTTGCAGCTGCCGTCTGGCGCCCGATCCATCCGATGTGCCATTTGTCAGGCTGTTACGCAGATAGGCGACCCTCGGAACGCTCCACCACCACAACATCACGCGCCTATGACTCAAGGGACACCGCCGCCTCCCTCTCCTTACAACCACGCGCCTCCGAACCCTCCCCCGAATCCTCACGGCCGTAAAAAAGCTGTCATCGTCGGCATATCGTACAGGTTCTCCCGCCACGAGCTGAAGGGATGCTTAAATGATGCTAAGTGCATGAAATATCTCTTGATCAATAAGTTCAAGTTTCCAGAATCTTCGATTCTCATGCTCACTG AAGAAGAAAGAGATCCCTACAGAATTCCAACAAAGCAAAATATGCGAATGGCATTGTATTGGCTTTTACAAGGATGTCAACCTGGAGATTCCTTGGTGTTTCATTATTCTGGCCATGGTTCAAGGCAAAGGAACTACAATGGAGATGAAGTTGATGGATATGATGAAACCTTGTGTCCTCTTGACTTTGAAACACAGGGTATGATTGTAGATGATGAGATTAATGCATCTATTGTGAGACCTCTACCTCACGGTGTTAAGCTTCATGCAATAATAGATGCGTGTCATAGCGGAACAGTTCTTGATTTACCGTTTCTATGCCGGATGAATAG GAGTGGACAATATGCGTGGGAGGACCATCGTCCTCGATCAGGTGTGTGGAAAGGAACAAATGGTGGTGAGGTAATTTCTTTTAGTGGTTGTGATGATCATCAAACCTCAGCTGATACCTCT GCTCTATCAAAAATCACTTCAACAGGTGCCATGACCTTCTGTTTTATTCAAGCCATCGAGCGCGGGCATGGAACCACATATGGGACCATATTAACTGCCATGCGTGCAGCTATTCGAGATGCTGGCAGTTCAGGTGGCAGTCTTGGTGATGGTGCTGTTACATCGCTTCTTACTATGCTTCTCACAGGAGGTAGCGTTAGTTCTGGCGGCCTCAGACAG GAGCCACAGTTAACTGCATGCGAACCTTTCGACGTGTATGCTAAGCCATTTTCATTATGA
- the LOC140811994 gene encoding large ribosomal subunit protein eL43 isoform X1 produces MAKRTKKVGIVGKYGTRYGASLRKQIKKMEVSQHSKYFCEFCGKYAVKRKAVGIWGCKDCGKVKAGGAYTLNTASAVTVRSTIRRLREQTES; encoded by the exons ATG GCCAAGAGAACAAAGAAGGTTGGCATTGTTGGGAAATACG GCACCCGTTATGGTGCTAGTTTGAGAAAGCAGATTAAGAAGATGGAAGTCAGTCAGCACAGCAAGTACTTTTGCGAATTCTGCGGGAAG TATGCAGTGAAAAGAAAGGCTGTTGGCATTTGGGGATGCAAGGACTGCGGCAAAGTGAAAGCAGGCGGTGCCTACACATTGAA CACTGCTAGTGCTGTGACGGTTCGGAGTACCATCCGGAGGCTGAGGGAGCAGACTGAGAGTTAA
- the LOC140811994 gene encoding large ribosomal subunit protein eL43 isoform X2, with the protein MMSLMVVQPCTRYGASLRKQIKKMEVSQHSKYFCEFCGKYAVKRKAVGIWGCKDCGKVKAGGAYTLNTASAVTVRSTIRRLREQTES; encoded by the exons ATGATGAGTCTAATGGTAGTTCAGCCTT GCACCCGTTATGGTGCTAGTTTGAGAAAGCAGATTAAGAAGATGGAAGTCAGTCAGCACAGCAAGTACTTTTGCGAATTCTGCGGGAAG TATGCAGTGAAAAGAAAGGCTGTTGGCATTTGGGGATGCAAGGACTGCGGCAAAGTGAAAGCAGGCGGTGCCTACACATTGAA CACTGCTAGTGCTGTGACGGTTCGGAGTACCATCCGGAGGCTGAGGGAGCAGACTGAGAGTTAA
- the LOC140811994 gene encoding large ribosomal subunit protein eL43 isoform X3 — protein sequence MAKRTKKVGIVGKYGTRYGASLRKQIKKMEYAVKRKAVGIWGCKDCGKVKAGGAYTLNTASAVTVRSTIRRLREQTES from the exons ATG GCCAAGAGAACAAAGAAGGTTGGCATTGTTGGGAAATACG GCACCCGTTATGGTGCTAGTTTGAGAAAGCAGATTAAGAAGATGGAA TATGCAGTGAAAAGAAAGGCTGTTGGCATTTGGGGATGCAAGGACTGCGGCAAAGTGAAAGCAGGCGGTGCCTACACATTGAA CACTGCTAGTGCTGTGACGGTTCGGAGTACCATCCGGAGGCTGAGGGAGCAGACTGAGAGTTAA
- the LOC140811755 gene encoding eukaryotic translation initiation factor 4G-like: MSHNPSRADRSESTQHKKPDRSASFNQQRQFSGSVSSKGGGGISDAPLNYSNRGVKKYYGNAPGVQSRPRSPNVNTGFGNSYTSQAVQNDAHKQQPTNRVSDAPVTSSASNVDPMDASTQQLNQVVPRPPSSDISVASSSSNLSTASSEPKAPTTPAKPPGDASRSFPLQFGSISPGFMNGVQLPARTSSAPPNLDEQKRDQVRHQSLRTAAPAKPLSSIPKQLSTKKDAGTFDQSNAGESQPVSLSRRDTQVSAAPPMAQTQKPSVLSVPGVPMQLPFHQSQVTVQFGGPNPQIQSQSMSGTSLPLPLPMPVRLPLSLGNPPVQQPMFVSGLPPHSMQSQGMMHQGQALNFPSQMGPQLGNFGMNMVPQFPQQQAVKYSGSRKTVKITHPETHEELRLDGSPGLNSHSNVQPQSQHIPSFPPNHLMNFYNATSFYFPAASSVPPNSTQVPPTSQPPKFYNQVTMKPAIDPHWEEEVLKPASSISVVKAQSLKPSKLRMDDLSLPQKEIGPSASSVLPESKPGPGTSLTSELPSSSMGVEVNVLATSAVTFAAANGFASKSTTVAEEVRNGVLPDPFESEYKKSDNIGQQDQVSGQSTSHSNYPLQLSEIEAVEAISTSSRTNIVSEPVKELLSTVGGASSEASNLLSEGATERKTSDTAKSLGTSYIKSRQLKPDTVGGKEDAEAIILSTDQNSLDTTMKPLSLESSEICETEESSLQEVASTADGLLEWAKQKTEEPSGCCYDDTKVGDHVFESTHTAYCEGVENSASVNGLSAEDINVIISDMPLIMPENTSTRPATVDKESSPVLVASLEGVLTYENEDNDHNSEDIISPSPAIANEKILSSDTNMKKIAVLRGKKKKKELYKKAEAAGTSSDMYMAYKGPEEKKENATLAEDLQNISSSSIKQTSVDVPNQNTSLTEKPAQSRVEPDDWENAAEIPTPQPESSNNEIQSHDRDGDGLMIKRYSRDFLFKFAEQCTDLPEAFEITSDVADTYMVFSSRFSREPHPSPGRNIDRPTGGSRLDRRGSDLGNEDKLSKFPVHLVSGRGDTRVDVGYVGNVTGFRNSHGGNYGVPRNPRGQTSVQYSVGILSGPIQSPDLQGGLQRNNSDSDRWQRGAGFQKGLIPYPQTPLQVMHKAEKKYEIGKITDEEEAKQRQLKSILNKLTPQNFKKLFEQVKEVNIDNFVTLSGVISQIFDKALMEPTFCEMYANFCFHLAAGLPNLRVDNETITFKTLLLNKCQEEFERGEREEEEANKAEEEGENKRTAEEREEKRLQARRRMLGNIRLIGELYKEKMLTARIMHSCINKLLGQYQTPDEENIEALCKLMSTIGEMIDNPKAKEHMDAYFDIMANLSNNMELSSRVRFMLKDVIDLRKNRWQQRRKVEGPKKIDEVHRDAAQERQAQASRLGRTPTMGSFVKRDPPIDFAPRTPSMLPSLNSQMSGFRAVPPQTRGYGSQNVRTEERHSLESRTMSVPLSQRPLGDEPITLGPQGGLARGMAFRGHPSAPSVPLPEMPNPGDSRRTGTGLNGFSSMRDHYMPDIFAALPNYEQSLPPDEKVSHGNREIRNADHGFDRFLPASPPTHGAPPICTQDVSSEIGWPEERLRDKSMAAIKEFYSARDENEVALCIKDLNTPSFYPSMISIWVTDSFEKKDVERDLLTKLLISLVKHQDGMINKDQLIKGFEYVLSVLEDTVNDAPRAAEFLSRILAQVILENIVGLSAIGRLIYEGGEEQGRLVEIGLAAEVVGGILEIIKSVKGDSGLSEMRSSSNLQLENFRPPGSKKSRRLDKFL; the protein is encoded by the exons ATGTCCCATAATCCATCAAGGGCTGACAGGAGTGAGTCTACGCAGCACAAGAAACCAGATCGATCTGCAAGCTTCAATCAGCAGCGCCAATTCTCCGGAAGTGTCTCCAGTAAGGGTGGCGGCGGCATCTCCGACGCCCCCTTAAATTATTCTAATCGTGG TGTCAAGAAATATTATGGCAATGCACCAGGAGTGCAGTCAAGGCCAAGAAGCCCGAATGTGAATACAGGTTTTGGTAATTCATATACGTCACAGGCAGTGCAGAATGATGCTCACAAACAGCAGCCGACCAACA GAGTGTCTGATGCACCAGTTACCAGTTCCGCTTCCAATGTCGATCCGATGGATGCTTCAACTCAACAACTCAACCAAGTTGTACCAAGGCCTCcatcttctgatatttctgtTGCATCTTCGTCATCCAATCTTTCTACTGCTAGTTCTGAACCTAAGGCCCCTACTACACCTGCAAAAC CTCCAGGAGATGCATCAAGGTCATTTCCCTTGCAGTTTGGATCCATAAGTCCTGGTTTTATGAATGGTGTGCAG CTACCTGCTCGAACAAGCTCTGCACCACCAAATTTGGATGAGCAAAAAAGGGATCAG GTCCGGCATCAATCTTTAAGGACTGCTGCTCCTGCAAAACCACTTTCATCCATTCCCAAACAGCTTTCGACAAAGAAGGATGCTGGGACTTTTGACCAATCTAATGCTGGTGAATCTCAGCCAGTGTCCTTGTCTAGGAGGGATACTCAAGTTTCCGCTGCACCACCTATGGCTCAAACTCAGAAGCCTTCTGTACTCTCTGTCCCTGGTGTTCCCATGCAGCTACCGTTTCACCAGTCACAAGTCACTGTTCAGTTTGGCGGTCCCAATCCACAAATTCAATCTCAGTCTATGTCAGGAACATCATTGCCATTGCCATTGCCAATGCCGGTGCGATTGCCCTTGTCACTGGGTAACCCACCAGTGCAGCAGCCCATGTTTGTTTCAGGTCTTCCACCACATTCAATGCAGTCTCAAGGAATGATGCATCAGGGACAGGCCTTGAACTTTCCATCACAAATGGGCCCTCAGTTGGGAAACTTTGGAATGAATATGGTCCCACAGTTTCCTCAGCAGCAGGCTGTCAAATATAGCGGTTCTCGTAAAACCGTGAAGATCACTCATCCAGAAACTCATGAGGAGTTGAGGCTTGATGGCTCACCTGGTCTGAATTCACACTCTAATGTGCAACCTCAATCACAGCATATTCCATCTTTTCCTCCCAATCACCTGATGAATTTTTACAATGCCACTtctttctattttcctgctgCTAGCTCTGTTCCTCCTAATAGTACTCAGGTTCCGCCCACTTCTCAGCCACCAAAGTTTTATAACCAG GTAACGATGAAGCCAGCCATTGATCCTCATTGGGAGGAAGAAGTATTAAAACCTGCAAGTTCTATATCTGTTGTAAAGGCACAGTCTTTGAAGCCTTCAAAGTTACGCATGGATGATTTGTCCCTGCCACAAAAGGAAATTGGGCCTTCAGCTTCTAGTGTTTTACCAGAGTCAAAACCTGGACCAGGAACATCATTGACATCTGAGTTGCCATCAAGTTCTATGGGTGTAGAGGTTAATGTGCTTGCCACTTCAGCTGTTACATTTGCTGCTGCCAATGGTTTTGCATCAAAGTCAACCACCGTGGCTGAGGAAGTACGTAATGGAGTATTGCCTGATCCCTTTGAAAGCGAATATAAAAAATCAGACAACATTGGCCAGCAGGATCAG GTCAGCGGGCAATCAACCTCTCATTCAAATTATCCTCTTCAACTTTCAGAAATTGAAGCTGTAGAAGCTATATCTACTTCATCAAGAACTAATATTGTATCCGAACCTGTGAAGGAATTGTTGTCTACTGTAGGTGGTGCGTCTTCTGAGGCTTCCAATCTTTTAAGTGAAGGTGCTACTGAAAGGAAGACTAGTGACACAGCTAAGAGTCTAGGCACCTCATACATAAAAAGCAGACAGCTGAAACCTGACACGGTTGGTGGAAAGgaagatgcagaagccataatcTTGAGCACCGATCAGAATAGTTTGGATACAACAATGAAACCTCTTTCTTTAGAATCATCAGAAATTTGTGAAACAGAGGAGAGCTCATTGCAGGAGGTTGCATCTACTGCAGATGGTTTATTGGAATGGGCAAAGCAAAAGACAGAAGAACCTTCAGGTTGCTGCTATGATGATACCAAAGTGGGTGATCATGTATTTGAGTCTACTCACACCGCATATTGTGAAGGTGTTGAGAATTCTGCGTCAGTGAACGGTTTATCGGCTGAAGATATAAATGTTATAATTTCGGACATGCCTTTAATCATGCCTGAGAACACTAGCACAAGGCCTGCTACGGTAGATAAGGAGTCTTCCCCTGTTTTAGTTGCATCTCTTGAAGGTGTTTTGACATATGAAAATGAAGATAATGACCACAATAGTGAAGACATAATTTCTCCTTCTCCAGCTATCGCCAACGAGAAAATCTTGTCTTCAGATACAAATATGAAAAAGATTGCAGTCCTCAGaggaaagaagaaaaaaaaagagttgTACAAAAAAGCAGAAGCTGCCGGTACGAGTTCGGATATGTATATGGCATACAAGGGTCCCgaggaaaagaaagaaaacgCTACGCTTGCAGAGGATTTACAAAACATTTCAAGCTCTAGCATCAAACAGACATCTGTTGATGTACCTAACCAAAATACCTCGTTAACTGAGAAACCAGCTCAAAGTAGAGTTGAGCCAGATGATTGGGAAAATGCCGCTGAAATCCCTACTCCACAGCCAGAATCTTCAAATAATGAAATTCAGAGTCATGATAGAGATGGCGATGGCTTGATGATAAAACGTTATTCTCGAGATTTCCTCTTCAAATTTGCAGAGCAATGTACTGATCTCCCAGAAGCATTTGAAATTACGTCTGATGTTGCTGACACGTATATGGTATTTAGTTCCCGTTTTTCACGCGAGCCACATCCTAGTCCTGGACGAAACATTGATAGACCGACTGGAGGCTCGAGGTTGGATCGACGTGGAAGTGACTTGGGAAACGAGGACAAATTGAGTAAATTTCCTGTACACCTCGTGTCAGGTAGAGGAGACACGAGAGTAGACGTTGGTTATGTGGGTAATGTTACTGGGTTTCGAAATAGTCATGGAGGCAATTATGGGGTTCCAAGGAATCCACGGGGTCAGACATCCGTCCAGTATTCCGTGGGCATTCTCTCTGGGCCAATCCAGTCTCCTGATCTCCAGGGAGGCCTGCAAAGAAATAACTCCGATTCTGATAGGTGGCAACGTGGAGCTGGTTTCCAGAAGGGTTTGATTCCTTATCCTCAGACCCCCCTACAAGTCATGCACAAAGCTGAGAAAAAGTATGAGATTGGTAAGATCACTGACGAGGAAGAAGCAAAACAGAGGCAGTTGAAGTCTATCTTGAACAAGCTTACCCCACAAAACTTCAAGAAGCTGTTCGAGCAAGTGAAAGAAGTGAACATTGACAATTTTGTTACTTTGTCAGGGGTGATCTCCCAGATTTTTGATAAAGCTCTGATGGAGCCCACCTTTTGCGAAATGTATGCCAACTTCTGTTTTCACCTTGCAGCAGGTTTACCTAATTTGAGAGTGGACAATGAAACAATCACTTTCAAAACGCTACTCCTGAACAAATGTCAAGAAGAATTTGAGAGGGGAGAAAGAGAGGAAGAGGAGGCAAATAAAGCGGAGGAAGAAGGTGAAAATAAACGTACAGCAGAAGAGAGAGAAGAGAAGAGACTCCAAGCGAGGAGACGCATGTTGGGTAATATTAGACTAATTGGAGAGCTGTACAAGGAAAAAATGTTGACTGCGAGAATAATGCACTCGTGCATTAATAAGTTGTTGGGTCAGTATCAGACTCCCGATGAGGAAAATATTGAAGCGTTGTGCAAATTGATGAGCACGATTGGTGAGATGATAGATAATCCTAAAGCAAAGGAACACATGGATGCCTATTTTGACATTATGGCTAATCTGTCAAATAATATGGAGCTGTCATCTAGGGTAAGGTTCATGCTTAAAGATGTTATTGATCTTAGAAAGAATAGGTGGCAGCAGAGAAGGAAAGTCGAAGGTCCAAAAAAAATTGACGAGGTACACAGAGATGCTGCTCAAGAGAGGCAAGCACAAGCTAGTAGGTTAGGTCGTACTCCGACTATGGGTAGCTTTGTCAAACGGGATCCACCTATTGATTTTGCTCCTCGAACTCCTAGTATGTTGCCTTCTTTAAATTCCCAGATGAGCGGCTTTCGTGCTGTCCCACCTCAGACACGTGGTTATGGTTCTCAGAATGTTAGGACCGAAGAGAGACATTCCCTTGAGAGTAGGACAATGTCTGTTCCTCTGTCTCAAAGACCTCTTGGGGATGAGCCTATAACTCTTGGGCCTCAAGGTGGTCTCGCAAGGGGAATGGCTTTCAGAGGGCATCCATCAGCACCTAGTGTTCCTCTGCCTGAGATGCCAAATCCTGGAGATTCAAGGAGGACGGGAACTGGTCTGAATGGATTCAGTTCAATGCGAGATCATTATATGCCAGACATTTTTGCTGCTCTGCCCAATTATGAGCAGTCGCTTCCACCTGATGAAAAAGTTTCCCATGGGAATAGAGAAATTAGAAACGCAGATCATGGCTTTGATAGATTTCTTCCTGCTTCTCCACCTACACATGGTGCACCCCCAATATGTACGCAAGACGTGTCTTCAGAAATAGGGTGGCCGGAAGAGCGCCTGCGGGACAAGTCCATGGCTGCAATCAAGGAGTTCTACAG CGCGAGAGATGAAAATGAAGTTGCTTTATGCATCAAGGATTTGAATACCCCCAGCTTTTATCCATCTATGATATCTATCTGGGTCACCGATTCTTTTGAGAAAAAAGACGTGGAAAGAGATCTCTTGACGAAGCTGCTTATTAGCCTCGTAAAACATCAAGATGGCATGATAAACAAGGATCAGCTCATCAAAGG GTTTGAATATGTTCTCTCCGTCCTGGAGGATACTGTAAATGATGCCCCTAGAGCAGCAGAGTTTCTAAGTCGTATTCTAGCACAAGTTATATTGGAAAACATTGTTGGTCTTTCTGCAATTGGGCGTTTGATATATGAAGGTGGAGAAGAGCAAGGGCGTCTTGTAGAAATTGGGCTTGCAGCCGAAGTTGTTGGAGGTATCTTGGAGATTATCAAATCAGTAAAAGGTGATTCAGGATTGAGCGAGATGCGTTCGAGCTCTAATCTGCAGCTTGAAAACTTCAGACCTCCGGGCTCAAAAAAATCTCGGAGATTAGATAAGTTCCTTTAG